AGACGGGGATCTCGGTCATCGCCGTCGACCCGGCCTACACCAGCCGCTGGGGCGCCCAGCACTGGCAGAAACCCCTCACCACGACCACCCGTAAGACCACTCGCCATGACGTTGCTGCCGTGGCGATCGAAAGGCGCGCCCAGGGACACCCGATCCGGCGACGGACGGCACCGCCCCCACAGCACCGGAGTGATGCGGTGGGGTATCGGTCCGTCCAGGCCGGCTTGGGTGTCCTTGGGCGTGAGGAAACCCGTCCCCGCATTCCCGGACCACGGACACGATCCGTGCCGCCCGGACGCGGAGTGAACGCGGGCAACCAGAACGCCCAACACCGTCCGGGGCGTTCGGCCGAGCACGAGACCTGGCAACAGGACTCACTCCCGCTCAGTCTCTAGGAACGGTCAGGTCCAGCAGAACCTTGGAGGCGACGGCCCTGTCGTGGGCGATGTCGAAGGCGGCGCGGGCCTCGGCGAGCGGGAAGGTGTGCGTCACGATGGCGTCGACGGGCAGGCCCTGGGCCAGCAGGCCGATCGCCTCGTCGAACTCGGAGTCGAAGCGGAAGGCGCCCCGAAGCTCCAGTTCGCGGGTGACGGCGATGTTGCCCAGCAGGGGCACCTCGCCGGGAGGAAGCAGACCGAGGAGTACGACGGTGCCTCCGCGGCGTACTCGTTCGACGCAGTTTCGTAGCCCCGCGGGCGCTCCGGATGCCTCGACGGCGATGTCGAAGGGGCCCGTCGACGCGCCGGCCTCGGGATCGTCCGCCCGTAGCGTGGCGGTGGCTCCGGACGCGGCGGCGATGCGCAGGGGAGTGTCGAGGAGGTCGCTCACGACGATCTCCGCGGCGCCCCTGTGCTGCAGAACGGCGGTGACCAGGCAGCCGATCGGCCCCGCCCCGGTGACCAGGACTCGCTTGCCCGTCACCTCACCGGCCCGGTGCACGGCGTGCAGGGCCACGGAGAGAGGTTCGGCCAGGACGGCACGGCGCAGGTCGAGCTCCGGTGGCAACGGGCGGATCTGTGCCGCGGGCGCGGTGAGGAGTTGCGCGAAACCGCCTTGGACGTGGGGCGTGCGGGCGGCGCTGCCGAGGTAGCGGGTGTCGGCACAGATGTTGCGGCGGCCGGCCGCGCAGTGGGGGCAGTGGTCGCACGGTGTGGCGGGGTGGACTGCCACCGGGGTTCCGATGGCCGGTCCCTCGGTGTCGGCTCCCAGGGCGGTGACGTGGCCGACGACCTCGTGTCCGAGCACCATCGGTTCCCGGACGGTGAAGTCGCCGACCCGGCCGTGGCGGTAGTAGTGCAGGTCCGATCCGCAGATTCCGCCGAGGGTGACGGCGACGGTGACCTGGCCGGGCCCGGGCCGGGTGGGGGAGCGGTACTCGACCCGGAGGTCTCCTGCCGTGTGGACGACGCAGGCTTGCATGGTGAAGTTCCTTCCGTTGCCGTCTCCGTCACAGGACGGAGAGCATGCCGCCGTCGACGTAGAGCACCTGCCCGTTGACGAAGTCCGACGCGGGGGAGGCCAGGAAGAGCAGGGCGCCTACGAGGTCGTCGACGGCGCCCCAGCGACCGGCGGGCGTGCGTTTGCGGACCCAGGCGCTGAATTCCTCGTCGGCCACCAGGGCCGAGGTGAGTTCGGTGTCGAAGTAGCCGGGTCCGATGCCGTTGACCTGGATGCCCAGTGGGCCCAGGTCGGCGCACATGCCCTTGGTGAGCATCTTCAGGCCGCCCTTGGTGGCGGAGTAGGCGGCGATACCGGGCCGGACCGCCTCGCTCTGCAGTGAGCAGATGTTGACGATCTTGCCGCGCTGTCGGGGTGCCATGCGCCGTGCGACCTCGCGACCGACGAGGAAGGCACTGGTGAGGTTGGTGTCGAGGAGGCGTTGCCAGTCGGCGTCGGTGAACTCCAGGAGCGGGCTGCGGTGTTGGACTCCCGTGTTGTTCACCAGGATGCCGATCGGTCCGGTCTCCTCCTCGATACGGGCGATGCCGGCGGTGACGGCCGCCGAGTCCGTCACGTCGAAGGCGG
This region of Streptomyces caelestis genomic DNA includes:
- a CDS encoding L-idonate 5-dehydrogenase — translated: MQACVVHTAGDLRVEYRSPTRPGPGQVTVAVTLGGICGSDLHYYRHGRVGDFTVREPMVLGHEVVGHVTALGADTEGPAIGTPVAVHPATPCDHCPHCAAGRRNICADTRYLGSAARTPHVQGGFAQLLTAPAAQIRPLPPELDLRRAVLAEPLSVALHAVHRAGEVTGKRVLVTGAGPIGCLVTAVLQHRGAAEIVVSDLLDTPLRIAAASGATATLRADDPEAGASTGPFDIAVEASGAPAGLRNCVERVRRGGTVVLLGLLPPGEVPLLGNIAVTRELELRGAFRFDSEFDEAIGLLAQGLPVDAIVTHTFPLAEARAAFDIAHDRAVASKVLLDLTVPRD
- a CDS encoding SDR family oxidoreductase produces the protein MSHPLFDITGDTALVTGSSRGIGKALARGLLEAGCTVVLNGRDTTALEETRKELAASFGDRVRTAAFDVTDSAAVTAGIARIEEETGPIGILVNNTGVQHRSPLLEFTDADWQRLLDTNLTSAFLVGREVARRMAPRQRGKIVNICSLQSEAVRPGIAAYSATKGGLKMLTKGMCADLGPLGIQVNGIGPGYFDTELTSALVADEEFSAWVRKRTPAGRWGAVDDLVGALLFLASPASDFVNGQVLYVDGGMLSVL